A region from the Oceanidesulfovibrio marinus genome encodes:
- a CDS encoding DUF370 domain-containing protein, translating into MRPVKLLNIGFGNYVVASRVVSIVTPTSSPMRRLREDARQAGRLVDATQGRKTRSIIITDSNHVLLSAIQADTLGQRFAQESEE; encoded by the coding sequence ATGCGCCCCGTCAAGCTCCTGAATATCGGTTTCGGCAACTACGTTGTCGCCAGCCGCGTGGTGTCCATTGTCACGCCCACGTCCTCGCCCATGCGCCGGCTGCGGGAAGACGCCCGCCAGGCAGGCAGGCTCGTGGACGCCACCCAGGGCCGCAAGACACGATCCATCATCATTACAGACTCGAATCACGTGCTCCTTTCGGCCATCCAGGCCGATACGCTGGGGCAGCGTTTTGCACAGGAAAGCGAAGAATGA
- a CDS encoding YicC/YloC family endoribonuclease, with product MTGYGRSSTQAGGDVANAGPGWSYTWEIKSVNSRHLDTKWRMPPSVRSLEQEWEGLVRTKASRGRVEIYLHLSIYRPDLLGVRLNRPLVRAMTEEVRALAENDGLDFLPDYNRFFNISSLWEEDSSGVDATMAESLSQGLSDALDDWNASRAKEGESLYADLTSRLATLKSLHGDISARVVELGPEKAKAIEERLTAFLAKHDLAPDENMLLQEVAVLSDKLDVSEELTRLKAHLNLMAELLEAGGECGKRLDFTLQECFREINTCGNKAQDPQVSHMAVDFKAELEKCREQVQNLE from the coding sequence ATGACAGGATATGGACGGTCCTCCACACAGGCAGGCGGCGACGTCGCCAACGCCGGCCCGGGCTGGTCCTATACATGGGAAATAAAAAGCGTAAACAGCCGCCACCTTGACACAAAATGGCGCATGCCCCCCAGCGTGCGCAGCCTGGAGCAGGAGTGGGAAGGCCTGGTCCGCACCAAGGCCTCGCGCGGCCGGGTCGAGATATATCTCCATCTTTCCATCTACCGGCCGGACCTCCTGGGCGTGCGACTCAACCGCCCGCTGGTCCGCGCCATGACCGAAGAAGTCCGCGCCCTGGCCGAGAATGACGGCCTGGACTTCCTGCCGGACTACAACCGCTTTTTCAACATCTCCAGCCTCTGGGAGGAGGACTCCAGCGGCGTGGACGCGACCATGGCCGAGAGCCTGTCACAGGGTCTTTCCGACGCCCTGGACGACTGGAATGCCTCGCGCGCCAAGGAGGGCGAGAGCCTGTACGCCGACCTCACCTCGCGCCTGGCCACGCTCAAGAGCCTGCACGGCGATATCTCCGCGCGTGTGGTCGAGCTGGGGCCGGAAAAGGCCAAGGCCATCGAGGAGCGCCTCACTGCTTTTCTGGCCAAGCACGACCTCGCCCCGGACGAGAACATGCTCCTGCAGGAGGTCGCCGTCCTCTCCGACAAGCTGGACGTGAGCGAGGAACTGACGCGGCTCAAGGCCCACCTCAACCTCATGGCCGAGCTTCTGGAGGCCGGCGGCGAGTGCGGCAAGCGGCTCGACTTCACACTTCAGGAATGTTTCCGGGAGATTAACACCTGCGGCAACAAGGCCCAGGACCCGCAGGTCTCACACATGGCCGTGGACTTCAAGGCCGAGCTTGAAAAGTGCCGTGAACAGGTGCAGAATCTTGAATAA
- a CDS encoding MiaB/RimO family radical SAM methylthiotransferase, translated as MTQRFHIVTMGCKVNQYESQALREAWRAAGLEETDDPATAHMLLVNSCAVTARAIRDLRQRVSRLVRENPKARIVLTGCAAEACRDELSDLAGVSEIVPQKQKTALLTRYAAAAASPNTTVPTEFHVTGAERARGNLVVQDGCSHNCAYCIVPRARGGPVSRPADAVIAEARRLLGSGVREIMLSGVNLRQYGPDLDPPSDFWSLLAALDAALAPEWTGRARLRLSSLDPSLLTDAGLETIAGCSLVCPHLHVSLQSASPGVLSAMRRSHYTPEQIQHFVEELSATWPRFGLGVDVIVGFPGESAEDFARSEEFCRALPLTYAHVFPFSPRKGTVAAGMRDDVPPQEKKRRAAVLRGIAAEKKRTFLHAETELDAVTVALESAGDAASTPATTARGTSETYLSCVFDQTLEPSLVGRLIPARPVGVRNETLVVTRITP; from the coding sequence ATGACGCAGCGCTTCCACATCGTGACCATGGGCTGCAAGGTGAATCAGTACGAGAGCCAGGCCCTGCGCGAGGCGTGGCGCGCCGCCGGGCTGGAGGAGACGGATGATCCGGCCACGGCCCACATGCTGCTGGTGAACTCCTGCGCGGTCACGGCCCGCGCCATCCGCGACCTGCGCCAGCGCGTCTCCCGCCTGGTGCGCGAGAACCCGAAGGCGCGCATCGTGCTCACGGGCTGCGCGGCCGAGGCCTGCCGCGACGAGCTGTCCGACTTGGCCGGCGTCAGCGAGATTGTTCCCCAGAAGCAGAAGACGGCGCTGCTCACACGCTACGCCGCCGCGGCGGCATCTCCCAACACCACAGTTCCCACAGAGTTCCACGTGACCGGGGCGGAGCGCGCCCGCGGCAATCTGGTGGTCCAGGACGGCTGCTCCCACAACTGCGCCTACTGCATCGTGCCGCGCGCCCGCGGCGGCCCGGTGAGCCGCCCGGCCGACGCCGTCATTGCCGAGGCGCGACGGCTGCTCGGCTCCGGCGTGCGCGAGATCATGCTCAGCGGCGTGAACCTGCGCCAGTACGGGCCGGACCTCGATCCACCGAGCGATTTCTGGAGCCTCCTCGCAGCGCTGGACGCCGCGCTTGCGCCGGAGTGGACCGGCCGCGCACGGCTGCGCCTTTCCTCGCTGGACCCCTCGCTGCTCACCGACGCCGGCCTGGAGACCATCGCCGGCTGCTCGCTGGTCTGCCCGCACCTGCACGTCTCCCTGCAAAGCGCCAGCCCCGGCGTGCTGTCCGCCATGCGCCGCAGCCACTACACGCCGGAGCAGATTCAACATTTTGTGGAAGAGCTTTCCGCAACCTGGCCGCGCTTTGGCCTGGGCGTGGACGTCATCGTAGGCTTCCCCGGCGAGAGCGCGGAGGACTTCGCCAGGAGCGAGGAGTTCTGCCGCGCCCTGCCACTGACCTACGCGCATGTCTTCCCTTTCTCGCCAAGAAAAGGCACCGTGGCAGCGGGCATGCGTGATGATGTGCCGCCTCAGGAGAAAAAACGCCGCGCCGCGGTTCTGCGTGGCATCGCCGCGGAGAAGAAGCGCACGTTCCTGCACGCCGAGACGGAGCTGGACGCCGTGACCGTGGCGCTGGAGTCCGCAGGAGACGCCGCGTCCACCCCTGCCACTACAGCCAGGGGTACCTCGGAGACGTACCTGAGCTGCGTGTTCGACCAGACGTTGGAGCCTTCGCTGGTGGGTCGGCTGATCCCGGCACGGCCCGTGGGCGTGCGCAACGAGACGCTGGTCGTCACCCGCATCACGCCATGA